The following coding sequences are from one Mycolicibacterium aichiense window:
- a CDS encoding fumarate reductase/succinate dehydrogenase flavoprotein subunit — protein MQIPDLADTTRLECDVLVIGGGTAGTMAALTAAEHGAHVLLLEKAHVRHSGALAMGMDGVNNAVIPGKAIPEDYVAEITRANDGIVNQRTIYQTATRGFAMVQRLERYGVKFEKDEHGEYAVRRVHRSGSYVLPMPEGKDVKKALYRVLRQKSMREKIQIENRLMPVRVLTSGGRAVGAAALNSRTGEFVAVAAKAVILATGACGRLGLPASGYLYGTYENPTNAGDGYAMAYHAGAELSGIECFQINPLIKDYNGPACAYVANPFGGYQVNADGDRFVDSDYWSGQMMAEVKREIESARGPIYLKVSHLPDETLTALESILHTTERPTRGTFHANRGHDYRTHDIEMHISEIGLCSGHSASGVWVDEHARTTIPGLYAAGDLACVPHNYMIGAFVYGELAGEHAASTLTDLTAPQSLPDEQLREAHELVYRPLHHPDWPPQPQVEYKLRRFVNDYVAPPKTATKLSIAVDTFERMHGEIKQIGARTPHELMRAVEVSFIRDCAEMAARSSLTRTESRWGLYHDRSDVPERDDVNWRYHLNLRKTVDGTMEFLKRPVAPYFVPVPGLDDLPTGETEPIPVAQPTIGHDRHWNSTPVTAVISQPTQPPSPRIATVLALEAPSLDDLAEFLADADPAVRRTAVDTLSEHLCEGYADALITALADGDAGVRRAASEGVRELVEVLPNPQAAQPLLSSPDPVVRSSALYLLSFRRVGDVRSFRSALGDPDHRVRIEAVRALVSVDDDDGVASAAGDDNREVRIAAANGLGTLASGPDAVRQLIGDPDPLVRAAALAALGDIGCDDADLPQIERALRDTAWQIRVGAVRALSGTGEAGVEILVRTLDDRHLDVRKAAVLGLTRWVSHPAARDALTAAQADSDADVRAYARHALAGAELAEALD, from the coding sequence ATGCAGATCCCCGACCTGGCCGACACCACCCGACTGGAGTGTGACGTGCTCGTCATCGGCGGTGGTACCGCCGGGACGATGGCGGCCTTGACCGCCGCCGAACACGGCGCGCACGTGCTGCTGCTGGAGAAGGCACATGTCCGGCACTCCGGCGCACTGGCGATGGGGATGGACGGCGTCAACAACGCGGTCATCCCCGGCAAGGCTATCCCCGAGGACTACGTCGCCGAGATCACTCGCGCCAACGACGGAATCGTCAACCAGCGCACGATCTATCAGACCGCGACTCGGGGATTCGCGATGGTGCAGCGCCTCGAGCGCTATGGCGTCAAGTTCGAGAAGGACGAGCACGGTGAGTACGCGGTGCGCCGGGTGCACCGCTCCGGGTCGTACGTTCTGCCGATGCCGGAAGGCAAGGACGTCAAGAAGGCGCTCTATCGGGTCCTGCGGCAGAAGTCGATGCGCGAGAAGATCCAGATCGAGAACCGCTTGATGCCGGTGCGGGTGCTCACGTCCGGCGGTCGCGCGGTGGGCGCCGCGGCGTTGAACTCTCGCACCGGAGAATTCGTCGCTGTTGCAGCCAAGGCAGTGATTCTGGCGACCGGCGCGTGTGGACGCCTGGGCCTGCCCGCGTCGGGCTATCTGTATGGCACATATGAGAATCCGACCAACGCCGGCGACGGCTACGCGATGGCGTATCACGCCGGGGCGGAACTCTCGGGCATCGAGTGCTTCCAGATCAACCCCCTGATCAAGGATTACAACGGACCGGCCTGTGCGTATGTGGCCAATCCGTTCGGCGGCTACCAGGTCAACGCTGACGGCGACCGGTTCGTCGACTCCGACTACTGGTCGGGTCAGATGATGGCCGAGGTGAAACGCGAGATCGAATCCGCGCGGGGCCCGATCTACCTCAAGGTGAGCCATCTGCCGGACGAGACGCTGACGGCGCTCGAAAGTATTCTGCACACCACCGAACGACCTACCCGCGGGACCTTTCACGCCAACCGTGGCCACGACTACCGGACCCACGACATAGAAATGCACATCTCCGAGATCGGCTTGTGCAGCGGTCATTCCGCGTCGGGTGTGTGGGTCGACGAGCATGCCCGCACCACTATTCCGGGTCTGTACGCAGCCGGTGACCTGGCCTGTGTGCCGCACAACTACATGATCGGCGCCTTCGTATACGGTGAGCTGGCCGGTGAACACGCGGCCTCTACGCTCACCGATCTCACAGCGCCGCAGTCACTTCCAGATGAGCAGCTGCGCGAGGCTCACGAGTTGGTGTACCGGCCGCTGCACCATCCTGACTGGCCGCCGCAGCCGCAGGTGGAGTACAAGCTTCGCCGCTTCGTCAACGATTACGTCGCCCCGCCGAAGACCGCGACGAAGCTGTCGATCGCGGTCGACACCTTCGAGCGCATGCACGGTGAGATCAAGCAGATCGGCGCACGCACCCCGCATGAGTTGATGCGCGCGGTCGAGGTGTCCTTTATCAGGGACTGCGCGGAGATGGCGGCACGGTCGTCGCTGACTCGAACCGAATCCCGTTGGGGCCTCTATCACGATCGCTCGGATGTGCCCGAGCGTGATGATGTCAACTGGCGCTACCACCTGAACCTCCGCAAGACCGTGGACGGGACCATGGAGTTCCTCAAGCGGCCGGTCGCCCCGTACTTCGTTCCGGTGCCCGGCCTCGACGATCTGCCGACCGGTGAGACGGAGCCGATTCCGGTGGCACAACCGACGATCGGCCACGACCGGCACTGGAACTCGACGCCGGTGACCGCCGTGATCTCGCAGCCCACTCAGCCGCCGTCGCCGCGGATCGCCACGGTGCTCGCGCTCGAGGCGCCGTCACTCGATGACCTCGCCGAGTTCCTTGCCGATGCCGACCCGGCTGTGCGACGTACTGCTGTCGACACATTGAGCGAGCATCTCTGCGAAGGGTATGCGGACGCGTTGATCACGGCGCTGGCCGACGGCGATGCGGGCGTGCGTAGGGCCGCGTCGGAAGGTGTGCGTGAGCTGGTCGAGGTGCTGCCCAATCCGCAAGCCGCACAGCCGCTTCTGTCGTCGCCCGATCCGGTGGTCCGCAGCTCCGCGCTGTACCTGCTGAGCTTCCGCCGGGTGGGGGATGTCCGGAGCTTCCGTTCGGCCCTGGGCGATCCCGATCATCGGGTGCGTATCGAGGCGGTCCGGGCGTTGGTGTCGGTGGACGACGACGACGGGGTCGCCTCGGCCGCCGGGGACGACAATCGCGAGGTGCGTATCGCCGCCGCCAACGGTCTGGGCACCCTGGCCAGCGGACCCGACGCGGTCCGTCAGCTCATCGGCGACCCCGACCCACTGGTGCGCGCTGCGGCGTTGGCCGCCTTGGGCGACATCGGTTGCGATGACGCTGACCTGCCGCAGATCGAGCGCGCGCTGCGCGACACGGCGTGGCAGATCCGAGTGGGAGCAGTTCGCGCACTGTCGGGTACGGGTGAAGCCGGGGTAGAGATATTGGTCCGCACGCTGGACGACCGGCATCTGGACGTGCGCAAGGCGGCGGTGTTGGGCTTGACGCGATGGGTGTCCCATCCCGCTGCCCGCGACGCACTGACGGCCGCGCAGGCCGACAGCGACGCCGACGTGCGCGCCTACGCTCGACACGCACTCGCCGGCGCTGAATTGGCCGAGGCGTTGGACTAG
- the usfY gene encoding protein UsfY has protein sequence MKGAYRDPVDHSRTTQPHAGESFIDTLWLPGLFLIALGVMGLVGVIAALAYNHHELLLMLGSIAAGLLILGALLIMAEHHRVVRVERRWLAEHPGHAYRHGA, from the coding sequence ATGAAGGGTGCATATCGCGATCCGGTGGATCACTCCCGAACGACCCAGCCGCACGCCGGCGAATCGTTCATCGACACGCTCTGGCTTCCCGGCCTGTTCCTCATCGCGCTCGGCGTGATGGGGCTGGTCGGAGTCATCGCTGCGCTGGCCTACAACCATCACGAGCTGCTCTTGATGCTGGGCTCGATTGCCGCGGGGCTGCTGATCCTCGGGGCGCTGCTGATCATGGCCGAGCATCACCGGGTGGTGCGCGTCGAGCGTCGTTGGCTGGCGGAGCATCCCGGCCACGCGTATCGCCACGGCGCCTAG
- a CDS encoding L,D-transpeptidase, which yields MVFSRPARTAGLVVGVLLLAVLVSDVAGLPGCQGVCKTATATAQVQLPPAPPKPPMLGISPANGSTELSPLSRVSAQVVGGSLTNVSLVDDYGNTLTGALSPDGTSWQPAQPLKYGRTYTMQVASQGTSGVPLTRTTKFSTASPDYLTHVYLETPGGLPIHDDIRYGIGTIIAARFDEDISDKAAAERNLVVTTNPPVQGSWYWVDDRTAHWRPAKYYAPGTTVSVAANIFGVRVGDGMYGEENEKATFTIGDAHVSIADDTTKTVSVFDNGKLVRSMPTSMGQGGYQTIAGRTFSFWTPPGVYTVIDKAESVTMDSSTYGLPVASSMGYKVKIPYATRISTDGIYLHQLNDTTWAQGNTNVSHGCLNLNGSNASWFFNFSQPGDVVEVKNTGGPKLEIWQNGDWSLPWGEWLKGSALTPKP from the coding sequence GTGGTCTTTTCCCGTCCCGCGCGCACGGCCGGCCTGGTGGTGGGGGTGTTGCTTCTCGCTGTTCTGGTGAGCGACGTCGCGGGGCTGCCGGGATGCCAGGGGGTGTGCAAGACCGCCACCGCGACCGCCCAGGTGCAGTTGCCGCCGGCACCCCCGAAGCCACCGATGCTCGGTATCTCGCCGGCGAACGGTTCGACCGAGCTGAGCCCGCTGAGCCGGGTCTCGGCTCAGGTGGTCGGCGGCAGCTTGACCAATGTGTCTTTGGTCGACGACTACGGCAACACTCTGACCGGTGCTCTGTCGCCCGACGGCACGTCGTGGCAGCCGGCCCAGCCGCTGAAGTACGGGCGCACCTACACAATGCAGGTCGCCAGCCAGGGGACCAGCGGCGTGCCGTTGACGCGGACGACCAAGTTCTCCACCGCCTCACCCGACTACCTCACCCACGTCTACCTCGAGACTCCGGGCGGGCTGCCGATCCACGACGACATCCGTTACGGCATCGGCACGATCATCGCCGCCCGCTTCGATGAGGACATCTCCGATAAGGCGGCCGCCGAACGCAACCTGGTGGTGACCACCAACCCGCCGGTGCAGGGATCCTGGTACTGGGTCGACGACAGAACCGCCCACTGGCGTCCGGCCAAGTACTACGCACCGGGCACGACCGTGTCAGTGGCCGCCAACATCTTCGGGGTGCGCGTCGGCGACGGGATGTACGGCGAGGAAAACGAGAAGGCCACCTTCACCATCGGCGACGCGCACGTCTCGATCGCTGACGACACCACCAAGACGGTCAGTGTGTTCGACAACGGCAAACTGGTCCGGTCGATGCCCACGTCGATGGGGCAAGGCGGCTATCAAACCATTGCGGGACGGACGTTTTCGTTCTGGACGCCACCCGGGGTGTACACCGTGATCGACAAAGCCGAATCGGTGACGATGGACTCGTCGACCTACGGTCTACCGGTGGCCTCGTCGATGGGCTACAAGGTGAAGATCCCGTATGCCACCCGGATCAGCACCGACGGCATCTATCTGCATCAGCTCAACGACACCACGTGGGCACAGGGCAATACCAACGTGTCGCACGGCTGTCTGAATCTCAACGGCTCGAACGCTTCGTGGTTCTTCAATTTCTCGCAGCCCGGTGACGTGGTGGAGGTCAAGAACACCGGTGGTCCGAAGCTCGAGATTTGGCAGAACGGTGACTGGTCGCTGCCGTGGGGCGAATGGTTGAAAGGCAGTGCGCTGACGCCGAAGCCGTAG
- a CDS encoding L,D-transpeptidase produces the protein MTVSRRARGACLGVVLAVLAMLGGVVVTSAPHCPEHCRTEAAALTPQPAPSKDPAAVTLTPADGATDVDPLGGITVVANTGMLTHVTMVNDADKPIPGVVTPDFKTWKPTVPLGYGRSYTLTVEARGPGGVPSTMSSTFQTLVPSDQTQVSFTAAGWQPIDGARLGIGTVVVAHFGEPISDRAAAERHMSVTTNPPVRGSWYWMDDQTAHWRPEKYYAPGTSVTVRANIYGVPLGDGLYGEQDSSATFTIGDSHVSVADDTTKQVSVFDNGKLVRTMPTSMGRGGTETIGGQTLSFWTPPGVYTVMDKANPVIMDSSTYGLPINSRLGYRETIPYATRISPDGIYLHQLNATVWAQGNTDTSHGCLNLSGENAAWFYDFSVPGDVVEVKNTGGPPLQLTQNGDWTVPWSEWLKGSALH, from the coding sequence TTGACCGTGAGTCGTCGTGCCCGTGGAGCCTGCCTCGGTGTGGTTCTGGCGGTGCTGGCCATGCTCGGCGGAGTCGTCGTCACCTCCGCGCCCCATTGCCCCGAGCACTGCCGCACTGAGGCCGCCGCCCTCACTCCTCAGCCGGCGCCGTCGAAGGATCCTGCCGCGGTCACTCTCACACCGGCCGACGGCGCCACCGACGTCGACCCGCTCGGTGGGATCACCGTCGTCGCCAACACCGGCATGCTGACCCACGTCACGATGGTCAACGACGCTGACAAGCCGATCCCGGGTGTCGTCACGCCGGACTTCAAGACCTGGAAGCCGACCGTGCCGCTGGGCTACGGGCGCTCCTACACCCTCACCGTCGAGGCGCGTGGCCCCGGCGGGGTGCCGTCCACGATGTCGTCGACGTTCCAGACGCTGGTGCCCAGCGATCAGACCCAGGTGTCCTTCACCGCGGCGGGCTGGCAGCCGATCGACGGTGCCCGGCTGGGAATCGGCACCGTCGTCGTCGCGCACTTCGGTGAACCCATCAGCGACCGGGCCGCCGCCGAGCGTCATATGTCGGTCACCACCAACCCGCCGGTGCGCGGATCCTGGTACTGGATGGACGACCAAACAGCCCACTGGCGTCCCGAAAAGTATTACGCCCCAGGCACTTCGGTGACTGTGCGGGCCAACATCTACGGGGTGCCCCTCGGTGACGGCCTTTATGGCGAACAGGACTCCTCCGCGACATTCACCATCGGCGATTCGCACGTGTCCGTCGCGGACGACACGACCAAGCAGGTCAGCGTCTTCGACAACGGCAAGCTGGTGCGCACCATGCCGACGTCGATGGGCCGCGGCGGCACCGAGACGATCGGCGGGCAGACCCTGTCGTTCTGGACCCCGCCCGGTGTCTACACCGTGATGGACAAGGCCAACCCGGTGATCATGGATTCGTCCACCTATGGGTTGCCGATCAACTCGCGGCTGGGCTATCGCGAAACAATCCCGTACGCCACTCGGATCAGCCCGGACGGCATCTATCTGCATCAGCTGAACGCAACCGTGTGGGCGCAGGGCAACACCGACACCTCGCATGGTTGCCTGAACCTCAGCGGGGAGAACGCCGCCTGGTTCTATGACTTCTCCGTGCCCGGTGACGTGGTGGAAGTGAAGAACACCGGCGGCCCGCCCCTTCAGCTGACCCAGAACGGCGACTGGACAGTGCCATGGAGCGAGTGGCTCAAAGGCAGTGCACTGCACTGA
- a CDS encoding NYN domain-containing protein, protein MTEPGAARVAVYLDFDNIVISRYDQVNGRNSFQRDKAKGLEAAKLARARVDVGAILDFASSFGTVVLTRAYADWSAGVNAEYQQQLVGRAVDLVQLFPAAAYGKNAADIRLAVDAVEDMFRLPDLTHVVIVAGDSDYIPLAQRCKRLGRYVVGIGVAGSSSRALAAACDDFVIYDSLPGVPEVEPTATEEPPKRTRRAKAADNDADNDKESPDPQTAATALLQRALQIGLGKDDADWLHNSAVKAQMKRMDPSFSEKSLGFKSFSDFLRSRTDVVELDESSTTRMVKLR, encoded by the coding sequence ATGACCGAACCTGGCGCCGCACGCGTTGCGGTGTACCTCGACTTCGACAACATCGTCATCTCCCGCTACGACCAGGTCAACGGCCGCAACTCTTTTCAGCGCGACAAGGCCAAGGGGTTGGAGGCCGCCAAGCTGGCCCGGGCTCGTGTTGATGTGGGAGCGATCCTGGACTTCGCATCGTCGTTCGGGACGGTGGTATTGACGCGTGCGTATGCCGACTGGTCGGCCGGCGTGAACGCCGAATACCAGCAGCAGCTGGTGGGCCGGGCGGTGGACTTGGTGCAGCTGTTCCCCGCCGCGGCGTACGGAAAGAACGCCGCCGACATCCGGTTGGCCGTCGACGCCGTCGAAGACATGTTCCGGCTGCCCGACCTCACGCACGTGGTGATCGTCGCCGGCGATTCCGACTACATACCGCTCGCGCAGCGCTGCAAGCGGCTGGGCCGCTATGTGGTCGGCATCGGTGTGGCCGGGTCGTCCAGCCGGGCGCTCGCGGCGGCCTGCGACGACTTCGTTATCTACGACTCCCTGCCCGGTGTTCCGGAAGTGGAGCCGACGGCAACCGAGGAACCACCGAAGCGGACCAGGCGTGCGAAGGCGGCCGACAACGACGCCGACAACGACAAGGAGTCGCCCGATCCGCAGACCGCGGCCACCGCGCTGTTGCAGCGGGCGCTGCAGATCGGTCTGGGCAAGGACGACGCCGACTGGCTGCACAACTCTGCGGTCAAGGCCCAGATGAAGCGGATGGACCCGTCGTTCTCGGAGAAGTCGTTGGGGTTCAAGTCGTTCAGCGACTTCCTGCGATCCCGCACCGACGTCGTGGAGCTCGACGAAAGCTCCACGACCCGGATGGTCAAACTGCGTTAG
- a CDS encoding class I SAM-dependent methyltransferase: MAEADGVRWDGKYSGRTAGPPCLPEVFVPYSDEFPIAGHAVELACGFGQASVWLAERGLTVEGVDVSAVAIEQAQGLAARHGVSNRCAFSVTDLDDGLPPGPPAAVILCHRFRDPTLYPAIGDRLAAGGLLAISVLSEVGAERGPFRARRGELRDAFAGLRSLAAGEGDGQAWLLARRPRS, from the coding sequence GTGGCCGAGGCCGACGGCGTCCGCTGGGACGGCAAATATTCGGGCCGGACAGCCGGGCCGCCGTGTCTGCCCGAGGTGTTCGTGCCCTACTCAGACGAGTTCCCGATCGCGGGCCACGCGGTGGAATTGGCCTGCGGATTCGGGCAGGCGTCCGTCTGGCTGGCTGAGCGCGGCCTGACCGTCGAGGGTGTGGACGTCTCGGCCGTCGCGATCGAGCAAGCCCAAGGCTTGGCCGCCCGCCACGGAGTCAGCAATCGTTGCGCTTTTTCGGTCACCGATCTCGACGACGGACTTCCCCCGGGGCCGCCGGCAGCGGTGATCCTGTGCCACCGGTTCCGCGACCCCACTCTGTATCCGGCGATCGGAGACAGACTCGCGGCAGGCGGACTGCTGGCGATCAGTGTCCTCAGCGAGGTCGGCGCCGAGCGGGGGCCGTTCCGCGCTCGCCGCGGTGAGCTCCGGGACGCGTTCGCCGGATTGCGGTCGCTGGCCGCGGGGGAGGGCGACGGCCAGGCGTGGCTGCTGGCGCGTCGTCCCCGCAGCTAA